The following proteins are co-located in the Silene latifolia isolate original U9 population chromosome 1, ASM4854445v1, whole genome shotgun sequence genome:
- the LOC141655493 gene encoding uncharacterized protein LOC141655493, protein MKPAYADGQWMPDAWGYTVSRGYDWLRLHQAKPVWFETVWSNWNVPKHSLISWLIRNNGINTRENLFRIGCCSSDRCCVCEAAPEIQEHLFFKCGYSKLILNQIRDWSKLQISVTGDIGSAGSKIQQRVYALLLSASYYHVWTQRNNARINAVLVSPNRVVQLIKDSVRQRIKIKRDDHMSSAEKNWLLSLEN, encoded by the coding sequence ATGAAGCCTGCTTATGCAGATGGACAATGGATGCCTGATGCTTGGGGATATACTGTTAGTAGGGGGTATGACTGGCTGAGACTTCATCAAGCCAAACCAGTCTGGTTTGAGACTGTGTGGTCCAACTGGAATGTCCCTAAACACTCTTTGATCTCATGGCTTATACGGAATAATGGGATAAATACAAGAGAGAATCTCTTCAGGATTGGATGTTGCAGTTCTGACAGGTGTTGTGTCTGTGAAGCTGCACCAGAGATTCAAGAACACTTGTTCTTTAAGTGTGGGTATAGTAAGCTTATTCTGAACCAGATAAGGGATTGGAGCAAGCTGCAGATATCAGTGACAGGGGATATAGGATCTGCAGGGTCAAAAATACAACAGCGTGTGTATGCTCTTCTGTTGTCTGCTAGCTACTATCATGTGTGGACACAGAGGAACAATGCGAGGATAAATGCTGTGCTTGTGAGTCCAAACCGGGTTGTGCAATTGATTAAGGACAGTGTGAGGCAGAGAATCAAAATTAAACGGGATGATCACATGTCAAGTGCTGAGAAGAATTGGTTACTAAGTCTAGAAAATTGA